The Notamacropus eugenii isolate mMacEug1 chromosome 4, mMacEug1.pri_v2, whole genome shotgun sequence DNA window TCCTCACTACTGCTTCTCTCTGCTAGTCTTCTCTAAGCGTGTCCATTCCCCTCACCAGACGCTGACTGTAGTGGAGGAAAAGGGGGATCAAGCTTTGTGACACTTTGATGATTCTAACTTTTGCCTTCTATTGActaaaaattatcattatttctgcttttgccttCCATTGAGTAAATGTTatactgcttttgttttttcattataaaatacttttatgtTTAAGATCTAGTGGTATCACAGTCACTCATTTCATATAAATAGAGGCTCAGGAGCTACGATGGCAAACAGTGTTAGTGTAGAAACCCCCCAACCCCACTCagagtagagagggagagggtaaaaaggacagagagaatgagaggagagagggaaggaggggggtaggggagaggagcCAAACCCAGGCCATACTAAGATTTAGATGACACCTTAAGGTTTGTAAGATACTGTACATATGTGATCTCACCGTGTCCACACACACATGCCACGTAGGACATTGGATCTTCCTCTAAGAGAGAATAAACTGTACAAGGAGCAAAGGTATCAAGGTTTTTAATAAGGTTTAGCCCTAAACTTTAATAAGGTTTTAGCCTAAAGCAAACAAGGTGCCAAAAATTGTCGACAAGAATGTTAGCCAACATATTAAAACGTTTCAGGTACAAAAAATTCACCCATAGCGTGTAATGttgcaattaaaaaataaaaataatattttcccctcaCCATGGAACCCTATCATTCCACAAGCTTTTTTGATTGTTTCTCTATGGAGACACTAGTGAACAAATGGGCCTCTTCTTGGTCCAGGTTCTAATGCCAATGTAATTCAAACATCAACCGCAGGCATTGTTGGGGAAATCTCACATTCTTCTTTATGAATTCTTCTGAGGAACTTTGACGGTGACCTGTTAACAGAACGAAGAGTCAGAAAGTTTCAAAAAGAAGGAATGTGGAATAATGCTCAATCGATGCTGGAGAGAAAATAAGGGAAGACACCTCTCCTTTcctggaagagggagggaggttggTTTATTGGCATGGAAGCTGTACATGCTGCCAAGATGgttcctatatttttttttttatcacaagaGACATAACTGGGCAGGTACTGCATGTGGAAATAATTtgtgtaaaaatgaaaaacatcacTAAAGCTTTATTTTAAATCAAACAGAGGGAACGACATTAAACATTAATTTTTGTCATTCCCTAGAATAACAACTGTTTCAAAAGCCTCTCCAACCAAAGCTATACTTACTGTAACTGTAGTTTTAAGAGCCAAATGCAATGCTGTGTAAATGGGAAATTTTAACTGTTGGTCTGAAGAGACCATTCAGAGTGACAGCTTGGAAGGAGATGGAGAGGCCTTCTCCCTCAAGAGAACTGTTTTGATCTTTATTTTgggaagaaaatgcaaagaacTCTTGAGAAGACATTTCGCTTAGTTCCCAAATGAACTAAATGAGGTAAGACCACGTTCTCAGAAATGAAGAGACATGATCTGCAGCTCCAGAGGAGATCCTGACTACAATCCTTCGAACAGCTAAAATACTGTAAATGTTGATTTGGGCTTCTGCTGATTATGCTATTAACGAACTGTATAAACTGTAACTTTTAATGAAGCAAAGCCTAGGAAATTTGGAGCTTCGACGTTTATAGACAAGAAAGTGTTTGTGGGGAAAGGTTTCTCcagcttaataaatatctaataAACTGAATTGGAGGCTCTAAGTTAACTAATTAGTAAGAAAATATCCAAACATACTCCTAGATTATACTAGAACTCAGGATGACtgagaacaaatataaaatgggtTGAATAGCTGGCTAATCAGTGACTAACAAGGAAGATGCCCCTTAATTGGGGAATAATACGTGGCTATCAAATTATGGTCTATTgtaacataatggaatattgctgCACTGTAAGAAAccataaatacagagaaacatggcaaGAGTCACTTGAATGGATTCAGAGGGAattcagcagaaccaggagcacaaaGGCTGAgacaatacaaatgaaaataaacattcaaaagAATCCAGACTCTTCAGATTAATTGTATAGAGCCATCTTGATCCTGGAGAACAGATAAGAAAAGGGGTTCTATATCTGTGGGACACTGCCTAGGATGTCATTTGGGATTACTtaatttattaggcacctactatgcacTGAGCACACCCTGTGCCCCACAAAACTGACTTTATTCTGTCATGCCTTGAGTCAAGAATTCGAAATGAGAGGCAGGGAAATGGAAACAGAACCAGACGTAAGAGTCTGAAGAACTGGGCTGCTTACTATCTAATTCCCACCTCTCAGTGGGTCATTCCTCTGATTCCAGTTCCCCCACCTATGAAATGGGGAGAACGATATTCAACACTTCTCCAACGCAGAGCTGACATGAGGAAACACTGTATAAACATCACAGAAACGTGAGCCGTTAAATCGCAAAGTCTTTGTTCAAGGCACACAGGTCTACCATACATCTTACAAATGATATATTAACCTCTCCCTCAATGCCTTTGTGTCCTTGTCTAGTAGAATATAATCTCCCTGAAGATGGGGGATTCAGATCCTCAGTACCTCCCACAACAGATGCTCAGCCAAGGTTACTGAATtagaatctgtgtgtgtgttcaatctAATCCTTTCGTCAATCTCActtaatcaaatgagatgatggaggaaaggtgctttgtaaatgctaCCTAGCAGGATATAAATTGTAAGCTATTTGGGGAAGTGGTTTTAGAGCTATGATTTTTATCTGTGTAGGAAATCCCCTCTGCCAATGGTCTACAGACTTAGAGAGTAACCCGGGgccactgaaaggttaagtgacttgcccaggctcatgcagccagtgtcagaagtaggacttgcACTCAGGTCTTCACAAGTCTGGGCCCAGTTCTCTACCTACTATTCCACGAGACCCATTTATGATCATCCTCCAAAGCCCACCTATGTTACACTTTTTTCAGCCACTGAGATCATTCCTTCTTCGGGTCTCCTACTAGATCTGGGCCAAGAACTTGGCATTTTTGCTGGAAGTGTGGGAACTCCCTCCAACAGTGCTGATTGCAAACCATCTCTAACTTACAGTCCAagataggggtggggaacttggacatcgaggccacatgtgatcttctagATCCAAGGGAAGCCCTTTGACTTTTGCTCTGTGAactttggattccatcaaagggttgcacttgaggaaccagagggtcacatgtagctTTGAGGCTgccaagttccccacccctggattattagaagttcagaaaaggaaataactttGCCTATTGGAACCCAGTGATTTCAGTACCAgcagcaggatctgaacccagatcttcctgattccaagtccaccaCTCTACCTGCTGTGCCAAGATGCCTTAGGAGTCTATACTCTATCACCACAAGATCTGATCATAGATGGCACCCAACGTTAGTGTTCTCTaattctgtgtgtatgtgcatgtatgtgtgtgtgtgcgtgtgtgtagtTCCTCTGACCAACTAAACTGCAAGTTTCCTGGGACCAGTCTTTCTACTTCTTTCGTACTTCATCCAGGAGGTACTTTAAATAATAAACACGTAACATCCTGATTAGAAGCAAGAGGAGGAAGTAAAACGCTCCTGCTACTATGCTTCAAGGATCCATTCTCTAGTCAGCATAGGCCTTCCCTCCACTGGTGCAAGTGGCGATCCATCTCCCATTTATAgctgctgtggccaaaaaaaatCACTGCCCCCGATCTAGCAACAAACTTTTGTGGGTTCAGCTGGGCTTGCCCTCGAACGCTAAGCCTAGTGACTTACACTGTCGTTGGACTAAGCGAAGGAACTAGGAGGGGGGATATGACACCTACAGCTGCCTAGCAGCCCCAGGATAAAAGACAGAGGCTCTTCTGGTTAGCATTTGATCTGTCTCCAGCTTAGGCCAATTTCACATTCTCCATCCTCACACATTCTTGTGTTCCAGCCAGAGTGGCCAAACTGCTATTTTCTGTCCAtgaccttttctccctcctccacgcTTTTGCAAAGATTACTCCCCATGCCTGAAGTTCTTCTCCTCCTTACCAGACCCTCTGAGAATCCCTAGGCTCCCTTCAAGACTCATGTGAGATGCTGCCTCCTACCCAAGGCCCTTCCTTGTGTAAGATCCAAGGCCCAATCCCTCCAGTCTCAAAGATGCCTGCTACATATTTTGAAGCGATTTATCTGTGTACAAAACGATGTAAACAGCTCACTAATTCTCTCTAAGTCACAGGTTCTGAActtggggtctatgaacttgtcttttaaaaatatattgatattgtaattcatatttaaaatgtaaatgtatgGGTAACTGTACTTGAAAAGAAGTGGTTTCCTTGGTCATTTGgtgtattttattctatgcatttaaaaatatgattgagAAGGGCTCCATAGACTTCCCCAGACTGGCAAAAGGGTCCACTCAGAATACgcaaaaaagttaagaagcccTGAACATGAGGCAGCCAgtcggtgcagtggatagagcacctgccctggagtcaggaggacctgagttcaaatctggcttcagatacttactggctatgtgatcctggataagtcacttaactctgattgtcaaatagaaaaaaaaaaagatccctccacattccttgagggaaaggaccgTTTTCGTTTTTTATCTTCGTATCCCTAGTATTGTGATCAGCACTAAACAGGAGTTTAAGAATTGCTTACTGAATGAAAGTGAATATGACAAAGGTAAAATAATTCCTGGTAACCGGGCCCCCCAGGAGTTAGCCCCATACTCACAGTCTTCACTTCTGTGTACGCCTGCAGACCATACTCTCCCAGCTCTCGCCCATTCCCAGACATTTTGTAGCCTCCAAAGGGGGACTGTGCCCCAAACACATCGTAGCAGTTTATCCTACATTTAGAAATTTAAACAAGGTTTGGAGCAAAAGTTTAGAACAAGGCTTCAAAACCCAAGTTTCCTGCCCTCCTAACCTCCACTCCAATAAGGGGTTATgggatggtttttctttttttaaagaattaaattgCTTTTAACGAATATccacatttccttcctttccttcctcctgtctcaattgaaaaagaaagaaaagcaaaacctttGCAGCAAACGTGTcaggcaaaataaattcccacactggccatgtccaaaaaccaAGTGTCAGACAGCGCTCTAAGACCGTGACCTCTGGTCAGGGGGCAGCACGCATGTTCTATTAAGAGTGCCCTGGAACTGTGGCTGGGCACTGGCTCGAGCAGAGTCTTTACAATATTGCCAGCGCTCCAGGGCTGGGGTGCTCTGGGGTGAGTCTGGTGCACAGAAGGTGCCTTGTCAGGGGGTCCCCTCCTTACCACACTGTGCCAGCCTGCAGTGCCTGGGAGAGATAGTTGGCCTTGTCCAGGTCTCTTGTGAAGATGGCTGCAGCCAGCCCGTACTTGGAATCGTTGGCTCTCTCTATTACCTCTTCAATGGTCTTGAACTTCATGATCTGCATCACCGGCCCAAAGATCTGGGGGGCAGAAAGAGTGCTTAGCCAGTCACTCCACAGTAGGCCAGCTCCCATCTGCCTCTCTGAAACATCCACCCATCATGCCTGCCACTGCTGTCTGGGCCTAGCAGAACAAATGGATCCCCCTTTGTCCCCTTGACCAGGCTTCCAGTTACTTCAAGACAGCAGCCACACTCAACATTCAAAAAGCTCACCAGagccctccctcttccctctgctGGAAGAAAGCAGTCAGTGGGGCTGTGGGCTCACCTCCTCCACAGCGATGGTCATGCTGTCCTGCACATCCCCAAAGATGGTGGGCTGGATGAAGAAGCCCCGATCGGAGGCGGGCCCCCCTCCACACAGCAGCTTGGCTCCTTGCTGCTTCCCTGAATCAATGTAGCCCAGAATTTTCTTATACTGCTCTTTGTCCACCTGCGGAGAGAGAAGCGCAGCTAAATCCCAGCTCCCCGAAGCTGGCCTAGGGCGTCAGAAGAAACCGTGAGCTTCccaagggcagggaccatctccagcctttttttgtacccccagctgaacatggtgcctggcacatagtaggtgcttaataagtgccaGCTGACTACTTGTGGAACATAACACGCAGACAAACAAGAGGAAACACAAAATAGACAGGAAACAGAATAACCCTACAGAGAAGCCAGCACTCAGGAAGGGCACCCTTTCTGTATTCCCACACCCCTAGGCCCCAGTCTCCCTGGGCTCATGTGAATGagtgcacacacacgcatgcatgcatgcacgcacacacacacacacacacacacacacacacagaacagacCGGCCTTCCCACCTGCAGCCCCTAATTGGTGCAGCTGTCCAAGGGGTTCcccacacactcatgcacacatgcacacacacacgtgtactcatacatacatacatacatacatacatacatacacacacacacacacacacacacacggaacaGACTGGCCTTCCCACCTGTGGCCCCTGCTCAGTGCGGCTGTCAAACGGGTTGCCCACCACCCGAGCCTTGGCCCGGGCCACGCTCCTCTCCACAAATTCAGAGTAGATGTCCTCCTGCACAAAGGTCCTGGAGCCAGCACAGCAGCACTGGCCCTGGTTGAAGAACAAGGCAAAGTGGGCCTGCTCCACAGCCCAATCCACTGCAGGGAAGAAGGCAGGAAACAGGTGAGATTCCCCAAGACTGTAGGGCCCCTTCAGGCAATTTAACTCAACTCACATTTATTCCCTTGTCATGaccctctgtgaccccatctggggttttcttagcaaggatattggagtggtttgccatttccttctccagctcattttacagatagggaaactgaagcaaacagggttaagtgacttgcccagggtcacacagctaggaagtgtcacgctgcctttgaactcaggtcttccaccATGCACCTAGCTGTGCCTTATTCCTATCCACTATGTGCAAAGTGAAACATGGTGTGGCccagtgggtagagagctggccttggagtcagggagacctgggttcaagtcctgccttggaCACATACAGCTTAGGACCCTAGATAAGTGACAGAACTCCTCAGGGCTCTAGGCCCTAAGCTGCAGAAGTGTCAACctacattggtggagggagtttcctcacctgggagttccctataccaataaaatcccaCATCAGGCTTTCTCAAAGGCTGCACGAGCACCACATTACCTGCTGGGGACCCtaacaccccctccccaccctccaagGGGCTTACTGTCAGCATCCGACATGATGATGTTGGGGCTCTTGCCACCCAGCTCTAGTGTCACTTTCTTCAGGTTGCTGCTCCCTGCAGCGACCTGGATTAGGCTCCCAACCTGCAGAGAGAAGAGGCTTTAGAGATTTCCATACCAAGACTCATTGGATTTATGGCACCAGGCCTGGCTCCAAAGGCTCTCGGCCACTTGCTTCCCACAGGACCTTGGGCAAGGGACTGTATggccgtgcctcagtttcctcatctgtaaaaccagagTTTGGcccagatggtctctgagatccctaaAACACTCAAACTGGGACTCTATAAGTTAAGTATTCCTCATattcctcactttcccctccttgCTGAAAGCCACCTCCCTTTCCTGACAGCGACACAGACTCTAGGACACTGTTTAGTCAGCCAGGCCTTAGTTAAAAGCTAACATAGTAACAAACTGGCATTTACACAGCacctgtgccaggccctgtgctaagccctttacaaatatcgtctcatttgatccttacaacaaccctaggaggggggtgctattgttatccccattttacagatgagtaaagtgaggcagttgaggcaaagtgacttgccagggtcacatagctagacaATGTCTGAAGCATgatctgactccagacccagggctctacCCTTATCCTGCCATGTCCTTCTACATCAATACAACACTTCTACCACAAGAAGGGAGATGTGCTTCACCAATGGTCCTGGTCCATGGATTATTGGAATTGGCCCCCAGAGGCCTCACCACCCACCTCCAGGCTCCTGCCAATCCCTATGCTAGCAACTGGCTACCCAATTACTTTATGGaactgaggagagaaaaaaagcttTGGCCAGCTGTGGGAAATGCAGCCTGCCACACAGCACCCAAGGCCATGCTGAGAGCTCACAGCATAAACTGCTAGTGGATGAGATGAGACTTCCTCCTACCAGCCTGAGCAGCGGCCTCTAAGGCATGAGGCATGATAAACACAAGGCTGGGGCCTGGATCACACATTCCCACCACCAGGCTATACTGTCCCTCTGATGTGGTATGCCCATGCTATCCCTGCCCCCACACCACCTGTTTTGTGTGTGGCAGGCACTCTCTGTATTcctagtgctcagcacagtgtcacagtaggcatttaataaatgcttgctgcctgCATGCTCCAACCTAGTCTAGCTCCCGTAACTCACAGACCCCGGACCTCTTATAACTATATGCAAACAGCAACTTCTTGAAGAAGGGGGCTCCACACTTTGAGTGTCACTCAGAAGCCTCTTTTCTGAGGTCCCCAAGAAGGCGTATCCTTCAACTCTGAGCCAACCAGCCCCTCCTGGTCCCTGGGGGTCCTTACCTCAGTGGAGCCCGTGAACGCCACTTTGTCCACATCCATGTGGGAAGCGAGGGCAGCGCCAGCCGTCGGGCCATATCCAGGGATGATGTTGACCACTCCTGGGGGGAAGCCGGCCTGCGAGTGAACAGCACAGAGCATGAACTGGGTTATCTCTTAATGTCAGAGGAAGAAGGGGTCAGGAGTCCCCCACCAGGCCCA harbors:
- the ALDH2 gene encoding aldehyde dehydrogenase, mitochondrial; this encodes MLRAAALLGPRLGHRFLSLAAPATVPTPNENPEVFYNKIFINNEWHDAVSKKTFPTVNPSTGDVICQVAEGDKADVDKAVKAARDAFRLGSPWRKMDASHRGRLLNRLADLIERDRAYLATLETLDNGKPYTISYLVDLDMVLKCLRYYAGWADKYHGKTIPIDGDFFSYTRHEPVGVCAQIIPWNFPLLMQAWKLGPALATGNVVVMKVAEQTPLTALYVANLIKEAGFPPGVVNIIPGYGPTAGAALASHMDVDKVAFTGSTEVGSLIQVAAGSSNLKKVTLELGGKSPNIIMSDADMDWAVEQAHFALFFNQGQCCCAGSRTFVQEDIYSEFVERSVARAKARVVGNPFDSRTEQGPQVDKEQYKKILGYIDSGKQQGAKLLCGGGPASDRGFFIQPTIFGDVQDSMTIAVEEIFGPVMQIMKFKTIEEVIERANDSKYGLAAAIFTRDLDKANYLSQALQAGTVWINCYDVFGAQSPFGGYKMSGNGRELGEYGLQAYTEVKTVTVKVPQKNS